The Prinia subflava isolate CZ2003 ecotype Zambia chromosome 2, Cam_Psub_1.2, whole genome shotgun sequence genomic sequence GTTTTACCACCATGTCACCTGGGCAGTCCACAGTGTCAAATATGTCAGCTTCTAATCGATTTGCTGCTGCGAGTTCTTCTGCTTCAGTGCACCCCAGCTTGGGAGCGTCAGTTCAGTCTGTCGCATCGGGAGGGAACTTTGCAGGAGATCAGCTggtccagagcagagctcaagTTGCCGTCAGTGCATCGCATCGTCTTCCAGCATCCTCCTCCAAGTCTGTCAGCACCTTTAGTCACACGTCTGTGGGAGTAACACAACAACAGTTTGCCTTTGGTCAGGTATGAGAGCTGCTTGAGAATGTAGCTGAAGAAGGCTTCTAAGCTGTGCTGAGATCTGGTTAATACACAGAATGTTAATTTTGCCAGTTTGTGTTGTTACAAATACTGTGGAACTGCTGAAAATTACTGTAACCCAGGGTTATCATTTCACATTTCTcaattttattaatttgcaTTCGTATTTTCTAAATCTGTCACTGAGTGAACAACTCTGTCACTTTGATTAATTCCAAAGATTTTGTTGATTTATAGTATTGTTTTCAGGAGTGCTTAGCATCAGTCTATTTCTGCTCCTGTTTAAAGGAATGGCCACTGTAAGTTTAAACAATTGCGAGTTCCCCTGTAAACCTTAGCATAGGCTAGATGCAAAGGCTCAGGTTCATTCTTGGCATTTAAAAGTCTTTTGGCCTCACTAAAACCTGTGCATTTTCAAGGTTTGACTTactgaaaatagaaatgaaaatgtttcttgggcttccttttattatttatcatATTGGCGATTTTGTTATGTGTGTCTGGAGCAGTTAGAAGCTTTCAAATTTGATGCAAAGACAAGAAATGTTTCGTAGAACCcttaaaaagaaacactttttaaagtagttTGTAAAAACATAAtgttaaaaaaccacaaacttcTAAGAAGTCAGGCTAGtagttaaaaaaatatctgaattcACTTTTAAGGTTTGATGTGGTCCATTTTGTCCAGCAGATACACTTGCAGTTTATATTCCACacaatttttcctgttttcataaGTTACAAACAGtcaaaagtttaaaagaaaaaaaatttgtaaaGTTCCAGAGTGAACTGCCAATTTTAACTCAGTGACTTTTCACACAATTAGCAACAAGCTCttcagtttctttcctttttttaaactttttttttcttcatttaaaaatattggtTACTCTCTGTAAATGCATTTGCactaattagattttttttcttttgcttctcttAATTagatctttctctttttccaaaggcctgaaggattttttttaaccaaattGAAAATCTGCAGTGAAATAATGTCTCAGAAAAtaatgtgtatttaaaaaattagtatGAACATGTTGTAGAAGCGCATTTGTAGTCTTTGCCAAGACTTCTGGTGCGGGTTGTAGCATTTTGTATGAGTAATTTGAGGCCTGTCTGACTTTGTCTTCATGTGTCTGCATCTTCCTGTTTGCAGGTTATGTGCTGGGTCAGTGAGTTTCAGCAGTTATAAAAACAGAGTATTTCTTATTGCTGTAAAAGATCATTTTGTTTTTGTGCTGGAATTTGAGAGCTGTAGACAGGAACGTAGAGAGAACAAATGCCACTGTTTGCCAGAATCTTTGTagtttgtttgcattttaaacaTTGTACTTTATACTAAACCAGGTATCATTTAGTTGCTAAGCAGCGGAGGGTTTGTTCCACTGTCGGTATTTGTGTTGGGAATGCAACTTTGTCATCTTGCAGCTGTGGAACTCTGAGAAGCTGAGTTTCCTGAGGGCCAGTTGTAGTGGGAAATCAGGGGTCTTGTAGAATGCAACTGGTATATATTTGTGCTGTTAGTataatttctgttcctttctgaTATACTTTATAAAATTCTTGAACTTGGAGGGATTGAGATATATGAAACTTCACTACTGATGAGTTTGAAGTTGAAAAAGTATACACAGAGGTGAATTTTAGGtgccttttccttgtttttcttaaagctttcagtaaatatttctctgtgattttttaaaaaatttgttttctgttataTCCATGTGGCACAGAAAAAGGCTGTGAACCAGACATCACCGGTTTCTGCATCGAAGGCACAGGACAATTTGAGACAGCCTCAGCTAACAAATCTTCTGAGCAACACACTATCAGGTCAACTAAGGTCTTTTTaacataattttcttaattttctccAGCAACAGAGGTTCGCTCTTCTTCAGTGTGTCAGGCTTACATTGATGCCTCCTGCTCACAGGGTTATAAAGGTCGTTGGAGTTGTATTTTTAGAAGAATTCAAGctatattttttcagttttgaatgtGTGCTTTGATTTTTCCCAATCAtggtatttcattttttatagtGAAAAGTTTAATCTTCACAATTAGCAATTATTTCTCCCCTCTATAAAATCCAAAATTGTACCTTCtttgattttggggttttttctgcttagGAAAATAGAAATcagtaattttcaaaatacacaCATCTGCCAAAATTCCATGAAACTTCTAGAATGTTGAATGTGGTGGCTCCTTCAGTTATAGAGAGAAGAGAAATCAGTATTACAAGGTTATGTGCAGGCTATCATCACTCACTTTGTTCTTGAATGTGTCACTTTGAGTTAGAATAGTTCACGCATTGTTCATGGCAAAATAGCAGCTTTTCAAGCAGCACTACTTGTGCTACTGAAAGAACAAGACCATTACATTCAAGGCAAACAGAAAAGTGCAGTAACCTTCTTGTTCTCTTTGTACATAAGTACCTTTTGAATAAGATCCTGTACTCtaccttgctttttttttttccttgtgtacTGTTATGTATAAGCTGTCCAGGCAATCTGCCCAGTATGCAGGGTCcctttggagaaaaaaacctaataAATTCTTACTTGTTTTGGTTGTAACATAGCATGAGTGATAAGATGCTGTTTGGATCATGAAGCAAAGCAATTGGAGGAAGTCTGCCTATCTAAAAAAATCTAGGGGAAAAATATGCTTGCTGTCTAAGTACTTCCAGGAGCTCCAGAAAAATTTGGGTGATACACTTGAGGGAGGGTTAGTACTGAAAAGCTTGATAAAATTTACTGTATGATTTTAGGTAAATTGTTGGGACACTAAACTTAAAATACTTGAATTTCTTCTTATGTTGCAGTACCATGGTGAGATGTGATTTTTATCTGAGGATTTGTATCTGAGGTTTTCAGGACAAAATATCAGTCCCGTTTAATTTTTATGAGTTGGTTTCTCCACAGGATAGTTGCATGAATGCTTTTAAGCCTAAGATGCATCTTTCCTAAAAACTCAAGCAAAATTATCAGGATAGGTACATGAAATTAATCTCCTCTTGCTTAAGATGACAAGAAtctttttaactttcttttatAGGACAGGACTCTGGAGGAAAAATCATACAACAATCTCTAGGAACAGCACAGCCACAAGAAAAAGTGATAGGATCATCATCAGTTCAGCAGAGTATACAGGTAGAGAATACTTCTATTTCTATGTTTCCCTgtctgtcctggttttggctgggatagcGTTAATTTTCTCCTTATCTGGtggtgcagtgctgtgttttgggtttgggatgAGGTTGATATGGCAGCAGTGTTTCAGTTCCTGAGCAGTGCTTGCCCGTGCCCCGCGCGGTGCCggtgaggcagggcagggcccggACTGGCCAGGGGAACATCCCACACTGTGGGACATCATGCTCTGTGTCTAAATGGAGCAGCCTGTGAGCTGCTCATCACTGCTCAGGAATGGGGTGGGCATAGGTCAGAGAGTGCTGAGCAATTGCATTGTGCACCACTTGTTTTTTCTGGGAttaattcctccttttcctctttttcattACAACTTTATAATAATTATCATTACtatagtattttattttgtttctgtttttaaactgtttttttcaATCTACAAGGTTTACTTCTTTCCTAGTTCTCCCCTCCACTGAGGTGGAGGCACGTAGTGAGCAAAGTAAGGAATCACTGTAGGTTTTTTGTAGAGTATCTGAACTCCCTCGAACTTGATGAATTCTACCTTGACATAATAAATGttgattatttttcaaattgGTACACTGCTTTGAGATTCAGTTCAGTAAGTGGAGTCTGACTGTATGGTTCCCTGAAGATCATTTTGTATGACATAACAATTCTTCATTGAGTTGGCCAAAAGTTCAACCTACTCTTCTCATTATTTCTTACAAACTCAGCTGTTCCGTAGCTGATTGGGAGGGAGTGGTTTGTGAGAAGTAGCAGAAAAGTTCCACCTGGTCTTTGTCTGTTTTATTCTTTACTGCAGTCTTCTTTTTTTACCATCAAAAGTTCTCCCACATAATGCAAGTATGTACAAAAACACTGTCCAGGATGAGTTTTTTTGGAGATGATCTGACTTAagagtttttgtttttaaatgtatttgtcAGTGCAGGAGGATAGGAATGTTTTCCCACTGATGTCTTATTGATGTACAAGTAGAGCAGAAGGTACAGTAGTGCTCAGTTAGGAGGTCAGCCTGGTTGTGTAATAGTTGGTCAGATGCTCATTCTACTTGGTGGTGACTACTTCTTATGCTCTGAAGTTGGAGGCTTTTTGAGGCAAATCCTGTTCCAGTGTGCCTGCCATGAGTCTTTACCCCCTCAGAGCGCCTCAGGTCTTTGGAGCGTGTTCCCAGGAAAAACCTTGATTTCGTTAAATGTCTAAGGAAAGGAGAAGATGAGTTCAGTCTTTACCTGATGGGTGTATCTGTAGAATTGACACTGAAACAGAATTCCTCAAATGACCTTTACCACCCCCCAGCCACTGTGGCTTTTGAGAATTTAAGTGCACAACGTTAGCCTGCTTTCCTCACAGATATTCTAATCCATCAATATCAGGCAAGATGAAATCTGAGAAATGCAGAGACAGTTTGTATGAGCAGATTTATTTGTAAAAGTTTTTAGTTGTACCTTTCCTTCTTTACACCTGTTAAATTCGATCATCTCTTTCTTAGTGAAATATGTTTAATGCACAACAGAGGACTTCATCTACAAATGGCATTTCAGACCTTTGGTTTATGTAACTTCCCTATTTTGTGGGTACAGTGCCCTATGAAAATAGGAGATGAAAGTGTTTATACTTCTGTGGTGGTTACAGTTAAAGCTGGTGATGTACCTAATGGACAGAAACGAATCCTGATAGACTTTGCAAATGAGGGGATATATTGTAATTTGTCTTTTACTTTGGACTTAGGTGGATGGTCATTTAGTTGGACAGAAAAGGCCTGCTGCTAAACAATTAACTAAAGGAGCTTTGTAAGTCATTATTTCATTGTAATTTTGTTGCAGAAACCTTGATGTTTACTTCTGTCAATGTAAAAACTCTGTACAGTATGtgaaatatatattataatttttttgtagTATTCTGCAGCAACTACAGAAGGATCAGGTACATGCTGTGACACCAGATAAAAGTCGGTTCAGGTCGTTGAATGATGCAGTTCAGAGACTCCTTTCATACCATGTATGCCAGGGATCACTGCCAACAGAAGAAGATTTAAGAAaaggtaattttctttctaaaatttgGCAGTAAGTTTCTAATCAGTGTATCAAGACAATTCTTAATGTAAATTAGAGTAATAAGAAagggaacattttaaaatttgtgcaGGTTATTGAAGAACAGTGTTTGAAAGTGTACTTTGTCTTTCTAGTGGACAGTGAATTTGAATCTGTAGCTACGCAGCTTCTGAAGAGGACACAGGCTATGCTGAACAAATACAGATGTTTGCTTATAGAAGATGCAATGGTAAGGTGCAGAATCCAGATACACTTTGTTTATGGGGTGGGATTCAGTTTGTTCAAAAAATACCTACAGAACAACACATGAACTTCTGttctttgcttctgctttgctCTTACACTGAACAGGCTGTGATAGTCAGGAGGGTGATTCCTGTGTATTTCTGTGGCTGATGGAACCTGAAATAGTGTTGATGCTGTCCATTCAGAGGCCTCCAGCCATATTATAATTGGAGCCAAATAATGTTACAATTTAGGAAATCATTGTCCTTAAAAGCTAGGTGGAACTTGGCCAGAAGTGCTTCTGATATAATTGCTTTCACAATGCCAAGTATGAGGTAAAATAAAACTGACAAAGTTACTTTAAGGATGTGTTTTACAAGCATCAGGAAATTTAATTGCGACTTCAGACATGCTGGTCTTCAAGCCTCAAAAGTTTTGAATTTGAGTATAATATACATTTAGATATTTAGAGACAGGAATACATAATATAACTGTTAGAATTAATATGTTTTTTAAACCAGCAGTTGCAATTGTAAAAAATCCTAGCCGTTAAATATTTGCAAGTATTTGTAGGTACAAAGAGAGAGGCTGGAGGCTGAGATTTGTTCTTTTAGCATCTGGTATGTTGTATGGCAGATCCCATTTAGTAATTTTGAAAGGGTTATCTCGCATAGCATTCAGGTTTGAAACTAGTTGCCTGTTTATAGCCTAGTGCAGTGAACGTTTTCTGTGATGGATGGATCCATCCATGCCTTGAAGGCGTTGTCAGCAAAATGCAGCTCTGCACCAGCTGGTTacaaggaagggagggaagtgcagggaagatGATAGGGTGGTCCCAGTTCAAGATTTTTGCTGGTTGATCCCTTAAAAGAGAAGGATACTGCATGAAGTAAAAAAATTGTGGTATACAGTAGTAAGCATACTCAGTCCTGAAAAAGTACAGTTCATACAACTGAAAGAGCAATTCCCTGTTTTAAGGTGTTTCCCAAATAAAACTTGCAGTACAACGTGAGTAATATTTCATGGCTGAATTTCAGCAGTGGTGGGGACAGAGTCAAGACTGTTGAATTGTGAATGTTCTTTGCAAGTGTGTAACAaaagaagtttctttttctctgaaaattaaCTAAGCTATCAATGTTCTCATTTGGTACCAACGTGTGAGTCACTATAGAGAGtggttgtttctttccttttcctccagcGGATAAATCCCTCTGCAGAAATGGTTATGATTGACAGGATGTTTAACCAGGAGGAAAGAGCATCTCTGACCCGGGATAAGCGCCTTGCACTTGTGGATCCTGGTAAGGAATGCTTAACTCCTAAATTAAGTGTGGAGTGTTCAAAAATAGTTGTGGCCACAGTGAGGCACTGATTGCTGTGGAATCCAGTTATTGAAATACTGAATAAGCATTTGCAAGATAACTTTCTATAACTCTAGAATGCAAAAATCTAGAGACACTGTAGGGTTGAAGCAGttatttgtggggaaaaaagtattttacctGTTTGGCAGAGAAGTGTTTGAGTTTCTTTTGACAACAGTCATgactcctgcagtgcctccatTTAGCAGAGAAGAATCTCTGAGTTTGCTTGCAGCGAGAAAGAGCAGCACTATTTGAAGCATGAATACTCTTGTTCATCTTAATGAAGTGTTGCTCTTGGAGTGTCATGGCTGCATAAATGGCAGCATTTTTAACTGGGATGTTGTTAAACATAGCACCTGGAAACACATTACTTGTGTAAGATTACAGCTTTGTTTAAAGGTGTTCTGCATGATCTGCATGTTCTAAAAGATATTCACAGGTTGTGTTGTAGAAAGTATTAATCTTCAGAGACCATATTTGCATATTTAGAAGGCTGGGAAGTGCCCTTAATCTGGTTTTACAGTGCACGTATGTGAGCAGTGTGCTGATTAATTTAGTGCTAATCTCCTGCACTGTACACAGCAGAGCACTTAAGCATATGAACCTCTCTTAAAGACCCAGATCTGTAAACTGTGGTTGTTATTTGAATTTCAGTACTCAGAAACTGTGTTGGAGTGTCAGTTATTTGGATGTGTaggtaattttaatgaaatgttgCTACTTAATTTTCAGATGGTTATCAGGCCGATTTTTGTTGTTCTGCCAAACAATTTGAGCAAACAGCTGAAGAAGCACAGTCCAGCAAAAGTGACCACCAGTCTAGCAAAACTTTACCCTCTCGAAGTCAGACCACCAAAACCCAAGCCAGAGACCGACCAAAATCCAGCTCAGCAGAGTCTACAAATCACAGTAAACTTCCTCTAGTGCCTAACAACATTCTGACACCACAAGAAGGAAAAGCTTCTACTAAGAAATCCGAGAGCCTCACTAAAGCTTTAAAGTTTGAAAAAGCTAATTGTTCTTCTGAGAGCCAGTACATGGCCCTTTCTGAAGAAAGGATGAGTGGGAAAGATCTTGCCAAGTCCTCTGAGAATTCCTCGAGTTCTGAAGACTTGTCAAAAATTGTGCCAAGAGGCAGTCATGGAACACACAATAAAATATCAAGGAACACAATTCAGTCTTTCTCAAAGGTAATGTGTAATAATTCACTTCAAGACAAAACTCTGAGGAGCTCTCCAAAGAATGAGGTTTTGCATCCTGATAACAGGAAAGGCTCTGGTGAACCCCAGCAAGACTTACTGCTCAGTAAGAGTTTAGAAACtacatttaaaaacatcttGGAACTTAAAAAAGCTGGGAGGCAGCCACAAAATGAGGCGGCAAGTAGTGGCTCGGTCGAATTAGAGTTCCCTAATTTTTCACCTATCGCTTCACAAGAGAACTGCCTGGAAAAATTTATTCCAGACCACAGTGAAAGTGTTGTAGAAACTGACTCTATTTTAGAAGCAGCTGTAAATAGTATCTTAGAGTGTTAATAGTTACAGTACCATGGACAAGTTATGTTTCTCTTAGCAGAAGCAAATGTGAATGACACCACAAGTACAGCCTGACATGCATTTAAGGTTAACCTTTCTAAACTAGATTCTGTTCTGTGTTTGAGAGCAATACTCATTGTGGTTACAGTGAGATATCCAAGTAAAGTTAATCCTTGTTAGAATGCAGTCTGTTAGGGCCTTACTGTTTCAAGTATTATTATGATAGTGCTTTTGATAATTGAGCAGTACTGCAACATAACAGGGTTGCAGGTTGTTAGGCCCTATATAATACGGTAATATACTGACAATCACAGTCATTTGAAAGGATATATTtattaagaaaatgtttttaaagagtGATGGAAGCAACAATTCTCCCCTACCCTTCTCTTCCACAAATCATCaaatttttagtttttctggAAAAGCCACTGTACCTCTATTCAGAAGTTATTATTTGCTTTGTTAATGAATCTGTATTCTAGGATTCTGAAGTTGGAAGGAAATCATCAGTGTGTTTACAAGGCTTCATAATTTAAGTGCTTTTCTATTGCTTTCTGAGCAGAAACTAGTACTTGATATATTTGTAGTGGGTAACTTTAGTCTGTGGGATGATATTATATGATCTTAGTCACAGTGGCATGAGATGAAGTAATAAATGCTTGACTAAGGAAGGTAGAATGGAAGCCAGTAAATAGCAAAGTGTACAGGATGAGGCCATGATAGAGCCatgaatttatatatataatacatatatatgttaTCTCTTGAGGAaaagattttgcattttataattGGATGTAGTCAGCCTTGAGTCTTTCTGAAGTggtatgtttttgtttttttaatttgttgtttgggttttttttagaccAAGTGTCAAAAGcacttttatttgaaaactgtaTTTGTAGCTTATATTTTAAGAGGATGTTAGCCTTACTCTGATTAAATTTAAAGGCCAgtgtttatttttgatttttttttgctttatgcTGTCAGAGAATGTTAAATCATCCACCGTAGCAGTCACAATTATCAAGATATGTACAGACCAAAGTTGATCAGCAATCCCATTGTTTAAACATATCAAAAAAGTGTAATTATTAATTCATATTGTAAAGCCAAGTGAAACCATTGCGTGGTTTGTATTTGGCTTGCTGTCATGTTGTTAAGATAGAatcttattattttatttatttattttaatctatgactttttttttgctgcccATGCTGCTTTGTTCTAGTTTACTTTGGTCATGAGTGCTTTTGTGCACATAAGCGCGCTGACGTTCGTCACGTGTGTGTAGTACATCTGTCTGCTCAGGAGGATACAGCTTTTGTGGTTTCTAAAGTATGCTCATGTTCTCCCCCAGAACTTCTCCACCATTTCTCAGAAACATTACCAGCCATTTTCCAGACTTGCTGATTATGATTTTTGTGATGTAAGAGGCTCATTGTGACAAGCTGTGGTTGTCAGTCAGATTGCCAGGAGAGAAACCAAAAGGTTTTGCTGCTGTGTGATTCAGTCCATCAGGAGGCAGAATTAGATCCTTGGGATAGTAGAACATTACAGCACAACTCAGTATTGAGCTACAGGCCACTGTCTGACCACTAAAGGAAACCAAATCTAGAAAGCAGTGAGAGAAAGATGAACTTCCTTAAAACTCATTTCCCCTTCAACGTGAATGGAAGTACTGGTTTTGTATGTTACTaattgccatttaaaaaaattgtgcCAACTTTAAAGTACATGTTTGTAAAAACCCAACATTCCCAAGTGTTGTATGAGATATTAATAAGTATTGccagttttaaatttttagttGGGTGTCCACAGAATAGACTCTCAGGCAGTTAGTTGTTTTCTTATTGGCAAAACTGACAAGATAGTCTTCACCTATTGCCTTTTTAGATTTAATAATATTCTCATGGCTGTGTATCCtgaatgcatattttattttatcattcTGGAAATTTAACCATTCTGAACTATTTAGGAAGGAGAGCAGTAAGTTACACAGCTGTATGTTAACtagttatatttttcttttattgaggaaaaaaaagtgaagttgCACATTCATCAGTCCCCTTGCTTATTGTACCACCTCAAAATGGGTATGGGGTTTCCAGGCTCTCTACAGCAAATACATAACTGAGGTATCAGGTTATGTGTCATCTATTGGGTCTCATTGGGAAGGGAGGACGATGACATCTAAAAATGACAAATTGCAAAAAGTAATTGTGGTTGATTTGGTCAGACACATTTCTCTGAACTGCTGATGAGAGGAACCCCTTGAACAATCCTAGTAAGATTGATCCtagtttgttgttgttctgttgTTCACTCCTTTGAATTCAGTTTTAAAGGAATTTTGGTACGTGGTGAAACAGTAAATGAAAGAATTGTATTTTTGTGGTGCTTAAAAAAAGTTTATAATCATATGGGCTCAAGTCCAGCAAAGTATTGTGAATGTGCATGACTTTAaacatgttttcattattttgctgGATCAGCATTGTGATTTCAATGTTATTTAATACTGCCtaatattaaaacaaattttaaactGGCAATTAAGAAAACTAT encodes the following:
- the BICRAL gene encoding BRD4-interacting chromatin-remodeling complex-associated protein-like, with product MDDDDDESCLLDLIGDPQALNYFLHGPSSKSSNEDLTNAEYSVANSNSIFANSNNTDPKSSVKGVSGQLGEGPSDGLQLSSSLQFLEDELVSSPLPDLTEDQPFDILQKSLQEANITEQTLAEEAYLDASVGSSQQFAQAQLHPSSSASFTQASNVSNYSGQTLQPIGVTQVVQQPVGASFASNTVGVQHGFMQHVRISVPGQHLSNSSQISGSGQIQLIGSFSNQPSMMTINNLDGSQIILKGNGQQTPANMSSGLLVHRQTPNGNSLFSNSNSSPVAQPVTVPFNSTNFQTSLPVHNIIIQRGLAPNSNKVPINIQPKPIQMGQQTAYNVNNLGIQQHHVQQGIPFASANSPQSSVVGPHMSVNIVNQQQNTRKSVTPQTVSNAGGSIVIHSPMGQPHAPQNQFLIPTSLSVNSNSVHHVQAINGQLLQTQPSQLVPGQVSAEHVMLNRNSTNMLRANQSYSGQMLNNQNTAVQLVSGQTFTAPGNQVIVNHGTSQIVGGQVPLQQASPTVLHLSPSQANVSQGRSSFTTMSPGQSTVSNMSASNRFAAASSSASVHPSLGASVQSVASGGNFAGDQLVQSRAQVAVSASHRLPASSSKSVSTFSHTSVGVTQQQFAFGQKKAVNQTSPVSASKAQDNLRQPQLTNLLSNTLSGQDSGGKIIQQSLGTAQPQEKVIGSSSVQQSIQVDGHLVGQKRPAAKQLTKGAFILQQLQKDQVHAVTPDKSRFRSLNDAVQRLLSYHVCQGSLPTEEDLRKVDSEFESVATQLLKRTQAMLNKYRCLLIEDAMRINPSAEMVMIDRMFNQEERASLTRDKRLALVDPDGYQADFCCSAKQFEQTAEEAQSSKSDHQSSKTLPSRSQTTKTQARDRPKSSSAESTNHSKLPLVPNNILTPQEGKASTKKSESLTKALKFEKANCSSESQYMALSEERMSGKDLAKSSENSSSSEDLSKIVPRGSHGTHNKISRNTIQSFSKVMCNNSLQDKTLRSSPKNEVLHPDNRKGSGEPQQDLLLSKSLETTFKNILELKKAGRQPQNEAASSGSVELEFPNFSPIASQENCLEKFIPDHSESVVETDSILEAAVNSILEC